The following is a genomic window from Hymenobacter sp. APR13.
TTGTATTGAATGGGGCTAGTTCGGCAGTACCGGAAGGCAGCGTCCGGCCGGTGAAGGCGAATTTGTAGTCGGCCGGGCTGTTGGTGAACGTGCGGGCTGTGGTTTCGCCGGCCAGCGTGGCGCTGGTGCTCTGGCCCGGGGCCAGAATAACCGGCGAGCCGGCCGTAGTGATGCCGTAGAACTTCAGGTAGCCGGAGCCGTCCCGCTGTCCGTCGTCGAACTTCGGCGACACGAAGTCGCCGCCGCCGGCCTTGGCGAACTGCTGCGCCAGAATAGCCGGATACGACGTCTCAATACCGAAATTAGCCAGGCCACCGCTCTGGAAACCCGCCGTGAGGGAGTTGCCAATAGCTACGTAGCTGCTGAAATCGGCGGAGCCTTTATCTACTGCGGGGGCATCCAGCTCGGGCTGGCAGGCCGCCAGGCCAAGCAGCGCTACTGCTGGCCAGGTTTTCTTGAGGGAAAACGTATTCATAGGAGAAGAGAAAGCAAAGAGATTAGAAAGTGTAGTTCAGGCCGATGCCGGGCACTACTACGCTGGTCTTGTAAGTACCCGCTACGCGGTCCGTCGTGCCGTTGCTGAGCAGGTCGGCCTGGGTCTGGGTACGCTTCTTCAGGTTTACGAACTGCGTGCTCAGGTCAACACCGAACTTCTCCCCAAACTTGTAGGAAGCGCCCAGCGTGCCGGTTACCCGGTCGGAGTCAGGCGTTTCAGGCGTGATGTAGCCGTCTTTCACCGGCGAGTTGTCGTAGGCACCACCGGCGCGCACGGTCAGGCCGCTCGTTACCTGGTACTGGCCACCGATACGGAATGTTAGGGCGTCCTCATAGAAGCGCTTCGACGTGCTGGTAGGCGAGCCATTTACCGGGGCGTTGAAGTCGAACGTCAGGTTCTTGTAAGCGCTCCACTCCACGAAGTTCACATCAAGGCCGATGGTGAGCTTCTCGGTTGGCATCACGCCGATACCGATGGAGGTGGTAGCGGGCAGCGGCAGCGTAGCCGCAAACTTGGTGGCCTGGAAGCCAGGCGCAGCCGTAGCCGACAGGTTGCGGAACGTCACGTCGCCGTCCTTCACCTCAGCATCAATTTTCGAGCGGTAGCTGATGCCTACGCTCAGCTTCTCGGAAGGCTTGAAGAACACGCCGGCGTTGAAGCCAAACTTGCGCTCAGCCTTGCCGTCCAGCTCGATGCTGGCGAACTGACCGTCGGCGTTCTGGGCCGGTACGTCGCGCTGCAGGTTCACCGAGCCCAGGGCCAGGTACGTCAGGCCGGCACCAATGCTCAGCTTGTCGGTAACGGCGTAGCTGAAGGTCGGCTGCACGTAGATGGCTTTCAGGTCAATCTGCGTCAGCGCGAAACGGCCTTCCCAGCCGTCGGCGTACTGCAGCTTGTTGCCGAAAGGCGTGTAGATGGCAATGCCCGCGCGGAACTTGCCTTCCGAGGGGCCGAAGCCGGCAAACAGGCTGAACGGCGTAGTCGTGTTGTTCTGCAGCTCGCGCTGCACGCTGCCGTTTTCGGCGCGGAAAGCCTGGCGGGCCAGCGTGGCATTGGCCCCGAGCTGCACGCCCCGCTCCTTCACCATGGCCAGGGCGCCGGGGTTGTA
Proteins encoded in this region:
- a CDS encoding OmpP1/FadL family transporter, whose amino-acid sequence is MTFKSLLLVGGALLTGTAASAGGYQVTLAGIKNNGMGGVGVGLSLDQTAMFYNPGALAMVKERGVQLGANATLARQAFRAENGSVQRELQNNTTTPFSLFAGFGPSEGKFRAGIAIYTPFGNKLQYADGWEGRFALTQIDLKAIYVQPTFSYAVTDKLSIGAGLTYLALGSVNLQRDVPAQNADGQFASIELDGKAERKFGFNAGVFFKPSEKLSVGISYRSKIDAEVKDGDVTFRNLSATAAPGFQATKFAATLPLPATTSIGIGVMPTEKLTIGLDVNFVEWSAYKNLTFDFNAPVNGSPTSTSKRFYEDALTFRIGGQYQVTSGLTVRAGGAYDNSPVKDGYITPETPDSDRVTGTLGASYKFGEKFGVDLSTQFVNLKKRTQTQADLLSNGTTDRVAGTYKTSVVVPGIGLNYTF